The Pyxidicoccus sp. MSG2 DNA segment AGACGACCTGCTCCCGCTGGAGCCCGGCCCGCTTCATCATCGCCCGCATCAGCCGGGCCTTGCCGAAGAGGTTGCTGCTGCAGTGGATGCCCTCCACCAGGTCCTCGGCGGCGTGGTGCCGCAGGAAGGCGCGGATGTTCTCCTCGCGGTTGCTGGACAGGATGAGGACGTGGAGCCCGCGGCTCCTCAGGTCCTTCAGCAGCTCGGGAATGCCCTCGTGGAACTCAATCGAGGACATGGCGCTCCGGAGGCCGCGGCCCACCTGCACCACCAGCCAGGGCAGGCGGTAGGGGGGCACCTTGAGCCGGCGGCACCGCTCCAGCATGGAGAGCCGCCGCAACTCCTCCAGGTTGTCGTCGGTCAGCTTGCCGTAGTGGTGCTTCTCGGCGAGCTCGTTGTACAGCCGGATGACGACCTCCTTCGAGTCCGCCAGCGTTCCGTCAAAGTCGAAGACGACGTGGGTAATCACGGGGGCGCATCCTGCCGCAGGATGAGGCAGGGCGGGGGACGGTCGCGTTGCCGCCGCCTATGCCACCCGCTCCACCGAGGCGCTGGCGGTGAACCGATGCCAGCGCTCCTCGAGCACCCGCGCGGCGCCCCGCATCATGAACCACGCCAGCTCGTCCACGTGGCGGTTGCGCCAGCTCTCCAGGGGCGTTCCCTTCACCGCGCGGTTGAAGGAGCCGAGCGCCGGGCCGCCGTGGACCTGGAAGTTCACCCGATCCGACGCATCGCCGCGCTGGGCTCGTCGCATGGTGTCGACGAAGTACCAGCGGAACACGAGCGCCATCTTGTGCCGGGAGTTCTTCTCGGCGCGCTCGACCTGAGCCGGGTCCGTGCGCAGGTAGTACGCCTGCGTCTCCGCCCAGACCTCGCCAATGCTCTTCTTGAAGTACTGCTTCTCGAGCTGCTCGCGCGTCTTGTCGTCGATGGCGTCGAGCGACTCGTGCCGCTGGTACAGCTCGTAGAGCTTGTTGCCCCGGGCCGGGAAGAAGA contains these protein-coding regions:
- a CDS encoding HAD hydrolase-like protein, which encodes MITHVVFDFDGTLADSKEVVIRLYNELAEKHHYGKLTDDNLEELRRLSMLERCRRLKVPPYRLPWLVVQVGRGLRSAMSSIEFHEGIPELLKDLRSRGLHVLILSSNREENIRAFLRHHAAEDLVEGIHCSSNLFGKARLMRAMMKRAGLQREQVVYVGDEVRDIAACREVGVKVIAVRWGADALEVLRQAGPDAIAEHPRDVAECVSRWSAWPR